Proteins encoded by one window of Kribbella italica:
- a CDS encoding electron transfer flavoprotein subunit beta/FixA family protein, translating into MKIVVCAKFVPDATADRRFRSEDNTVDRAGVDGLLSELDEYAVETALTVKENGDAEVTVLTVGPEQAADAVKKGLQMGADAGVHVIDDAIHGSDAVATSLILAKALGKLEADLVVFGMGSTDGGMGVVPAMVAERLGLPAVTLGSEVTVDGSTVKIRRDGDTASDTVEGTLPLVLSVSDQANEPRYPSFKGIMAAKKKPVETWSLADLELSGEQVGQAGAWTEVTEVTARPARTAGTIVADEDGSGAAQLVEFLSTNKFL; encoded by the coding sequence ATGAAGATCGTCGTCTGCGCGAAGTTCGTGCCGGATGCCACCGCGGACCGCCGCTTCCGCTCCGAGGACAACACGGTGGACCGCGCCGGTGTCGACGGGCTGCTGTCCGAACTGGACGAGTACGCCGTCGAGACCGCGCTCACCGTCAAGGAGAACGGCGACGCCGAGGTGACCGTGCTCACGGTCGGGCCGGAGCAGGCCGCCGACGCCGTGAAGAAGGGCCTGCAGATGGGTGCCGACGCCGGCGTCCACGTGATCGACGACGCGATCCACGGCTCCGACGCCGTGGCGACCTCGCTGATCCTGGCCAAGGCGCTGGGCAAGCTCGAGGCCGACCTGGTCGTGTTCGGGATGGGTTCCACCGACGGTGGTATGGGTGTCGTGCCGGCGATGGTGGCCGAGCGGCTCGGCCTGCCGGCCGTCACGCTGGGCTCGGAGGTGACCGTCGACGGGAGCACCGTGAAGATCCGCCGCGACGGCGACACCGCCAGCGACACCGTGGAGGGCACGCTGCCGCTCGTGCTGAGCGTGAGCGACCAGGCCAACGAGCCGCGGTATCCGTCGTTCAAGGGGATCATGGCCGCGAAGAAGAAGCCGGTCGAGACCTGGTCGCTGGCCGACCTGGAGCTGTCCGGCGAGCAGGTGGGCCAGGCCGGCGCCTGGACCGAGGTCACCGAGGTGACCGCCCGTCCGGCGCGCACCGCCGGCACGATCGTCGCCGACGAGGACGGCAGCGGCGCTGCCCAGCTCGTCGAGTTCCTGTCCACCAACAAGTTCCTCTGA
- a CDS encoding methyltransferase domain-containing protein, with amino-acid sequence MTETLPLTGERTAPGIWHENYWFARHEAAYRWIVDSVGPDGRVLDAGCGEGYGAELLRTAGAMQVFGLDYEGTTLRHAAKAYPQVNLVQGNLVQTGFADGSFDLVTSLQTIEHLWEQPRFVAECARILAPRGTLVLTTPNRLTFPSGNWYHTRELTAEEFVELLEPEPLEITHVLGLHHGERLRAWEARHGSCVDRQLATDHGAWDEELVALVTSTTYDDFELRGDAMDESLDLVVVARATPRDGRSVR; translated from the coding sequence GTGACCGAGACGTTACCTCTTACCGGCGAGCGGACCGCCCCGGGGATCTGGCACGAGAACTACTGGTTCGCGCGCCACGAGGCTGCCTACCGCTGGATCGTGGACAGTGTGGGACCGGACGGCCGGGTCCTCGACGCCGGCTGCGGCGAGGGGTACGGCGCGGAACTGCTGCGCACCGCGGGTGCGATGCAGGTGTTCGGTCTCGACTATGAAGGTACGACGCTTCGCCATGCCGCGAAGGCTTATCCACAGGTCAATCTGGTCCAGGGCAATCTCGTCCAGACCGGGTTCGCCGACGGCAGCTTCGACCTCGTCACGAGTCTGCAGACGATCGAGCACCTCTGGGAGCAGCCGCGGTTCGTCGCCGAGTGCGCGCGGATCCTCGCGCCGCGAGGCACGCTGGTCCTCACGACCCCGAACCGGCTGACCTTCCCGAGCGGCAACTGGTACCACACCCGCGAACTCACGGCGGAGGAGTTCGTCGAGCTGCTCGAGCCGGAGCCGCTGGAGATCACCCACGTTCTCGGACTGCACCACGGGGAGCGTCTGCGCGCGTGGGAGGCGCGGCACGGATCGTGTGTGGACCGGCAGCTCGCGACCGACCACGGTGCGTGGGACGAGGAGCTGGTCGCCCTGGTGACCAGTACGACGTACGACGACTTCGAGCTGCGCGGCGACGCGATGGACGAAAGCCTCGACCTGGTGGTGGTCGCCCGGGCAACCCCTAGGGACGGACGAAGCGTTCGATGA
- a CDS encoding acyltransferase — MRLLSVSNLRWVVRHRAWTPYYLKRYWRFAWFKLRHPQVITEGFVFLGKKLEIVARPGHGRIVLGQWVHLGDETRLRAHEGTLRIGDKVVFARDVTVNCYLDVEIGASTLIADWTYICDFDHKTDDLDLPIKDQGLVKSPVRIGPDCWLATKVTVTRGTDIGRGAVIGANSVARGNIPAYAVAVGVPAVVVRDRVTRYADDAERREYLAGLARDNEATAARLRAGLDPTGGAEVTSAAEIPPRRGVAGGVDSTPVGNRTSTTGDAPPSAEGFSSYSPVGQYVPEVVGEESPRG, encoded by the coding sequence ATGCGGTTGCTGTCGGTCTCGAACCTGCGCTGGGTGGTCCGCCACCGGGCGTGGACGCCGTACTACCTGAAGCGCTACTGGCGGTTCGCCTGGTTCAAGCTGCGGCATCCCCAGGTGATCACCGAGGGGTTCGTCTTCCTCGGCAAGAAGCTGGAGATCGTCGCCCGCCCCGGGCACGGCCGGATCGTGCTCGGCCAGTGGGTGCACCTGGGCGACGAGACCCGCCTGCGCGCGCACGAGGGCACGCTGCGGATCGGCGACAAGGTGGTCTTCGCCCGCGACGTCACGGTGAACTGCTACCTCGATGTGGAGATCGGCGCGTCCACGCTGATTGCCGACTGGACCTACATCTGCGACTTCGACCACAAGACCGACGACCTCGACCTGCCGATCAAGGACCAGGGCCTGGTCAAGTCGCCGGTCCGGATCGGCCCGGACTGCTGGCTGGCCACGAAGGTGACCGTCACCCGCGGCACCGACATCGGCCGCGGCGCGGTGATCGGCGCCAACAGTGTTGCCCGCGGCAACATTCCGGCGTACGCCGTCGCGGTCGGTGTCCCGGCGGTCGTCGTCCGGGATCGCGTCACCCGGTACGCCGACGACGCCGAACGGCGCGAGTACCTGGCCGGCCTGGCCCGCGACAACGAGGCGACGGCGGCCCGGCTGCGGGCCGGTCTGGACCCGACGGGTGGGGCTGAAGTGACCAGTGCTGCGGAAATCCCGCCACGGCGCGGCGTGGCGGGTGGTGTGGACAGCACTCCGGTGGGTAACCGTACTTCTACGACTGGTGACGCGCCGCCGAGCGCCGAGGGGTTCTCAAGTTACTCACCAGTCGGGCAGTATGTCCCGGAAGTCGTCGGAGAGGAGTCCCCGCGTGGTTGA
- a CDS encoding class I SAM-dependent methyltransferase has protein sequence MTTSAEKPAATAEEVEAAWNDNKLAQVLYHDWEASTYDEKWSISYDERCVTYARDRFTAIAGDDGWPYGKSLEIGAGTGFFTLNLKLAGVLAEAHVTDLSPGMVEAAQKNAATLGFAVEGKVADAEKLPYDDNTFDLVIGHAVIHHIPDVELAFREMLRVLKPGGRFVICGEPTRYGDFVARRLSRFTWWATTNLTRIPALTDWRRPQSELDESSRAAALEAVVDLHTFDPDTLSRMASRAGAVEVKTVTEELLAAWVGWPIRTFEAAVPEQKLGFGWRMFAYKSWLQLSKVDKVLASVVPDELYYNVSITGVAE, from the coding sequence ATGACCACTTCCGCCGAGAAGCCCGCCGCCACCGCCGAAGAGGTCGAGGCGGCCTGGAACGACAACAAGCTGGCCCAGGTGCTCTACCACGACTGGGAAGCGTCGACGTACGACGAGAAGTGGTCGATCTCGTACGACGAGCGCTGCGTCACCTACGCCCGCGACCGGTTCACCGCGATCGCCGGCGACGACGGCTGGCCGTACGGCAAGTCGCTCGAGATCGGCGCCGGGACCGGTTTCTTCACGCTCAACCTGAAGCTGGCCGGCGTCCTGGCCGAGGCGCACGTGACCGACCTGTCGCCGGGCATGGTCGAGGCGGCCCAGAAGAACGCGGCCACGCTCGGCTTCGCCGTCGAGGGCAAGGTCGCCGACGCGGAGAAGCTCCCGTACGACGACAACACCTTCGACCTGGTGATCGGCCACGCGGTGATCCACCACATCCCCGACGTCGAGCTGGCGTTCCGCGAGATGCTGCGCGTCCTCAAGCCCGGCGGCCGGTTCGTGATCTGCGGCGAACCGACCCGGTACGGCGACTTCGTGGCGCGGCGGCTGTCGCGGTTCACCTGGTGGGCGACCACGAACCTGACCAGGATCCCGGCGCTGACCGACTGGCGGCGGCCGCAGTCGGAGCTGGACGAGTCGTCCCGCGCGGCGGCGCTGGAGGCCGTGGTCGACCTGCACACGTTCGACCCGGACACGCTGTCGCGGATGGCCTCGCGGGCGGGTGCGGTCGAGGTGAAGACGGTGACCGAGGAGCTGCTGGCGGCGTGGGTCGGCTGGCCGATCCGGACGTTCGAGGCCGCCGTACCGGAGCAGAAGCTCGGGTTCGGGTGGCGGATGTTCGCGTACAAGTCGTGGCTGCAGCTGTCGAAGGTCGACAAGGTGCTCGCTTCAGTGGTTCCGGACGAGTTGTACTACAACGTGTCCATCACCGGGGTCGCGGAGTAG
- a CDS encoding enoyl-CoA hydratase/isomerase family protein, with protein sequence MGEFVNLTVADGVGTIRLDRPKMNALNVQVQDEIRAAALEATASDEVRAVVVYGGEKVFAAGADIKEMADMSYADMVRRSGPLQASLSAVAAIPKPTVAAITGYALGGGCELALCADYRIAADDAKLGQPEILLGIIPGAGGTQRLSRLIGPSKAKDLIYTGRFVDAEESLRIGLVDQVVPSAEVYSAAVAWAAQFSRGAALALRAAKESIDAGLGVDLHTGLEIERQQFAALFATEDRAIGMKSFVENGPGKAEFKGI encoded by the coding sequence ATGGGCGAGTTCGTCAACCTGACGGTGGCCGACGGGGTCGGCACGATCCGGCTGGACCGGCCGAAGATGAACGCGCTGAACGTCCAGGTCCAGGACGAGATCCGGGCCGCCGCGCTCGAGGCCACGGCCTCCGACGAGGTCCGCGCGGTGGTCGTCTACGGCGGCGAGAAGGTGTTCGCGGCCGGCGCGGACATCAAGGAGATGGCCGACATGTCGTACGCCGACATGGTCCGCCGCTCCGGCCCGCTGCAGGCCTCGCTGTCCGCGGTCGCGGCCATCCCGAAGCCGACCGTGGCGGCGATCACCGGGTACGCGCTCGGCGGTGGCTGCGAGCTCGCGCTGTGCGCCGACTACCGGATCGCGGCCGACGACGCCAAGCTCGGCCAGCCGGAGATCCTGCTCGGCATCATCCCGGGCGCCGGCGGCACCCAGCGGCTGTCCCGGCTGATCGGGCCGTCGAAGGCCAAGGACCTGATCTACACCGGCCGCTTCGTCGACGCCGAGGAGTCGCTGCGGATCGGGCTGGTGGACCAGGTCGTTCCTTCGGCTGAGGTGTACTCGGCGGCCGTGGCGTGGGCTGCGCAGTTCTCGCGGGGCGCGGCGCTGGCGCTGCGCGCCGCGAAGGAGTCGATCGACGCCGGGCTCGGCGTCGACCTGCACACCGGGCTGGAGATCGAGCGGCAGCAGTTCGCCGCGCTGTTCGCCACCGAGGACCGCGCGATCGGGATGAAGTCCTTCGTCGAGAACGGCCCGGGCAAGGCCGAGTTCAAGGGAATCTGA
- a CDS encoding Gfo/Idh/MocA family protein, which produces MSLKVAIASFAHTHASSYASLLSMLPGIEVLSSDPDGAAAPDAGPRGASFAADHGIAYVDSYDELFAWGPDAVVVTAENALHRPLVERAAAVGAHVLCEKPLATEVADGEAMLAACAAAGTILMVAYPVRFAPSYGRLKASVEAGRLGDVFAVLGTNNGKIPYAARQWFTDAKLAGGGALVDHTVHCADLIDGLTGGAEATRVHAAANHVLHQDKDVAVETGGLVTITYDNGLLATIDCSWSMPDNGPTWGGVTLQVTGTNGSVEIAPFQEHVGGTDASGEVYLGVGGDLDGAMLGEFLSAVRASGPAVAGQPPAVVPQPDGAVGLRTLRIVDAARRSVAAGQPVDL; this is translated from the coding sequence ATGAGCCTCAAGGTTGCGATCGCTTCGTTCGCGCACACGCACGCCTCCTCCTACGCCTCCCTGCTGTCGATGCTGCCGGGGATCGAGGTCCTGTCCTCCGACCCGGACGGCGCCGCCGCTCCGGATGCCGGACCGCGCGGTGCTTCCTTCGCCGCCGACCACGGCATCGCGTACGTCGACTCGTACGACGAGCTGTTCGCCTGGGGCCCGGACGCCGTCGTGGTGACGGCCGAGAACGCCCTGCACCGGCCGCTGGTCGAGCGGGCCGCCGCGGTCGGCGCGCACGTGCTCTGCGAGAAGCCGCTGGCCACCGAGGTCGCCGACGGCGAGGCGATGCTGGCCGCGTGCGCGGCGGCCGGGACGATCCTGATGGTTGCCTACCCGGTGCGCTTCGCGCCGTCGTACGGGCGGTTGAAGGCGTCGGTGGAGGCCGGCCGGCTCGGCGACGTGTTCGCGGTCCTGGGGACCAACAACGGCAAGATCCCGTACGCCGCACGGCAGTGGTTCACCGACGCGAAGCTGGCCGGTGGGGGAGCGCTCGTCGACCACACCGTCCACTGCGCCGACCTGATCGACGGCCTGACCGGCGGAGCCGAGGCGACGCGGGTCCACGCCGCTGCCAACCACGTGCTGCACCAGGACAAGGACGTGGCCGTCGAGACCGGCGGTCTGGTCACCATCACGTACGACAACGGGCTGCTGGCCACCATCGACTGCTCCTGGAGCATGCCGGACAACGGGCCGACCTGGGGTGGTGTGACGCTGCAGGTGACCGGTACCAACGGCTCGGTGGAGATCGCGCCGTTCCAGGAGCACGTCGGCGGCACCGACGCGTCGGGCGAGGTCTACCTGGGCGTCGGCGGTGACCTGGACGGCGCGATGCTCGGTGAGTTCCTCTCGGCGGTCAGGGCCTCCGGTCCGGCCGTCGCAGGGCAGCCGCCGGCCGTCGTACCGCAGCCGGACGGTGCTGTCGGCCTCCGCACCCTCCGAATCGTCGACGCGGCCCGCCGCTCCGTGGCGGCAGGCCAGCCCGTCGACCTCTGA
- a CDS encoding Gfo/Idh/MocA family protein: MTDLTGLTVGLVGAGNIAHVHVAAWKALGARVLVHSVDGADELAAQYGLEVANSLDELLAAVEFVDIVTPSATHHDVTLAAIKAGRDVICEKPLTLTAAASHELSTAAAAAGVKLFPAHVVRFFPAYKAAYDAVRAGRIGQVAVARFSRQASSPAGKGWYRDVARSGGVIMDLMVHDLDQARWLCGEVESVYAVQSPPSVDGISPVNVAAHVTLTHAGGAISHLRATWGATGTPFKTTFAIAGSSGQLQFSSADNTGYAEELQDGGSGGDLLIPSNTLGESPYLTQLREFALALRGGPEPRVDAADGAAAVYLAEAARASMETGRTIDMKSFDPAGVAR; the protein is encoded by the coding sequence ATGACAGACCTCACCGGCCTCACGGTCGGACTGGTGGGCGCGGGCAACATCGCACACGTCCATGTCGCGGCCTGGAAGGCGCTCGGCGCGCGGGTCCTGGTCCATTCCGTCGACGGCGCCGACGAGCTCGCGGCGCAGTACGGGCTGGAGGTCGCGAACTCGCTCGACGAGCTGCTGGCGGCCGTCGAGTTCGTCGACATCGTGACCCCGTCGGCCACCCACCACGACGTCACGCTGGCCGCGATCAAGGCCGGCCGTGACGTCATCTGCGAGAAGCCGCTGACGCTGACCGCCGCGGCGTCGCACGAGCTGTCCACGGCCGCGGCGGCTGCCGGGGTCAAGCTCTTCCCGGCGCACGTGGTGCGCTTCTTCCCGGCGTACAAGGCGGCGTACGACGCGGTGCGGGCGGGCCGGATCGGGCAGGTCGCGGTCGCGCGGTTCTCCCGTCAGGCCAGCTCACCGGCCGGCAAGGGCTGGTACCGCGACGTCGCCCGCTCCGGCGGCGTGATCATGGACCTGATGGTGCACGACCTCGACCAGGCCCGCTGGCTGTGCGGCGAGGTCGAGAGCGTGTACGCCGTGCAGAGCCCGCCGTCGGTGGACGGGATCTCTCCGGTCAACGTCGCGGCGCACGTGACGCTGACCCACGCCGGTGGCGCGATCAGCCACCTCCGCGCGACCTGGGGCGCGACCGGTACGCCGTTCAAGACCACCTTCGCGATCGCCGGCTCGAGCGGCCAGCTGCAGTTCTCGTCGGCCGACAACACCGGGTACGCCGAGGAGCTGCAGGACGGCGGTTCGGGCGGCGACCTGCTGATCCCCTCGAACACGCTCGGCGAGAGCCCGTACCTGACCCAGCTGCGGGAGTTCGCCCTCGCGCTGCGCGGTGGGCCCGAGCCGCGGGTCGACGCCGCGGACGGCGCGGCCGCGGTCTACCTGGCCGAGGCCGCCCGCGCCTCGATGGAGACCGGGCGCACGATCGACATGAAGAGCTTCGACCCGGCAGGAGTGGCCCGATGA
- a CDS encoding carbohydrate ABC transporter permease, giving the protein MTSRNSQRLGSNRLAHVVLVLGSLVMMFPFLWQLKMAFSSQAEIQSVPPDVFPSKLQWSNFSEVFQRLPFLDQFWVSVAVTAGRTIGQLVLCSMAGYAFARMSFRFKGLMLALVLSILMVPSQVYLIPQYQIIQSLGWLDSIQGIIAPGIFSAFGTFLMMQFFKTIPAELEEAARLDGCNPWQTFWKVVLPVARPGLISLAIITVLASWADLLWPLVVTSSPEKMPLSVGLATLAGYQGTISPGVLMAAALMAMAPVLILFVVLQRRVVEGIAFSGLK; this is encoded by the coding sequence ATGACTAGCCGCAACTCGCAACGACTGGGCAGCAACCGGCTCGCGCACGTCGTCCTGGTGCTCGGCAGCCTGGTGATGATGTTCCCGTTCCTGTGGCAGCTGAAGATGGCCTTCTCCAGCCAGGCCGAGATCCAGTCGGTGCCGCCGGACGTGTTCCCGTCGAAGCTGCAGTGGAGCAACTTCTCCGAGGTGTTCCAGCGGCTGCCGTTCCTGGACCAGTTCTGGGTCTCGGTGGCGGTCACCGCGGGCCGGACGATCGGCCAGCTGGTGCTCTGCTCGATGGCCGGCTACGCCTTCGCCCGGATGTCGTTCCGGTTCAAGGGGCTGATGCTGGCGCTGGTCCTGTCGATCCTGATGGTGCCCAGCCAGGTGTACCTGATCCCGCAGTACCAGATCATCCAGTCGCTCGGCTGGCTCGACTCGATCCAGGGGATCATCGCCCCCGGCATCTTCAGCGCGTTCGGCACGTTCCTGATGATGCAGTTCTTCAAGACCATCCCGGCCGAGCTGGAGGAGGCCGCCCGCCTCGACGGCTGCAACCCGTGGCAGACGTTCTGGAAGGTCGTGCTGCCGGTCGCCCGGCCCGGACTGATCTCGCTGGCGATCATCACCGTGCTCGCCTCGTGGGCCGACCTGCTCTGGCCGCTCGTGGTCACGTCGTCGCCGGAGAAGATGCCGCTCTCGGTCGGGCTGGCGACACTGGCCGGTTACCAGGGCACGATCTCGCCCGGCGTCCTGATGGCCGCCGCGCTGATGGCGATGGCTCCCGTCCTGATTCTCTTCGTCGTACTGCAGCGTCGCGTCGTCGAAGGTATTGCCTTTTCCGGACTCAAATAG
- a CDS encoding ABC transporter permease subunit, which translates to MKARRADGGWPWLFVLPTFLGVGVFYLWPLLKTLYDSFTETGPFGGSAWVGAENYTTLVADAEVYRAILNTVVYTAIVLLGIPLAVLFASLLNRPGLRGAMVYRTLFFLPYVALPTAISLVWRIIYNGEYGVLNQALKVIGVDGPSWITQPWFALVAVALLGLWMSIGFNMIVLSAGLKGIPGELYEAASLDGASRVQQFRAITVPLLTPSIFFLSVVTTIAGFQLFDQLFALLGPTNPVMPKTQSLVFLFYDAAFVGNDRGYAAAVAVLILAVVGLLTVFQFRFQRRWVSYD; encoded by the coding sequence GTGAAGGCACGGCGGGCCGACGGCGGGTGGCCCTGGCTGTTCGTCCTGCCGACCTTTCTCGGGGTCGGGGTCTTCTACCTGTGGCCGTTGCTGAAGACGCTGTACGACAGCTTCACCGAGACCGGGCCGTTCGGCGGCAGCGCGTGGGTCGGGGCCGAGAACTACACCACGCTCGTCGCCGACGCCGAGGTCTACCGGGCGATCCTCAACACGGTCGTCTACACCGCGATCGTGCTGCTCGGCATCCCGCTGGCGGTGCTGTTCGCGAGTCTGCTGAACCGGCCCGGCCTGCGCGGCGCGATGGTCTACCGGACCCTGTTCTTCCTGCCGTACGTCGCGCTGCCGACCGCGATCTCACTGGTCTGGCGGATCATCTACAACGGCGAGTACGGCGTCCTGAACCAGGCCCTGAAGGTGATCGGTGTCGACGGCCCTTCGTGGATCACGCAACCGTGGTTCGCGCTGGTCGCGGTCGCGCTGCTCGGCCTGTGGATGTCGATCGGCTTCAACATGATCGTGCTGTCGGCCGGGCTGAAGGGCATCCCCGGCGAGCTGTACGAGGCGGCGTCGCTGGACGGCGCCTCGCGGGTGCAGCAGTTCCGCGCGATCACCGTGCCGCTGCTGACGCCGTCGATCTTCTTCCTGTCCGTCGTCACCACGATCGCCGGGTTCCAGCTGTTCGACCAGCTGTTCGCGCTGCTCGGGCCGACCAACCCGGTGATGCCGAAGACGCAGTCGCTGGTCTTCCTGTTCTACGACGCGGCCTTCGTCGGCAACGACCGCGGGTACGCCGCGGCGGTCGCCGTCCTGATCCTGGCCGTGGTCGGGCTGCTGACGGTGTTCCAGTTCCGCTTCCAGCGCAGGTGGGTGAGCTATGACTAG
- a CDS encoding ABC transporter substrate-binding protein yields MRISALLAGVVLAATALTACGGNSGNDAGDAKVPDDPAQVKGDLTYAIWDVNQQPAMQELVKAFNAKYPNVKVSISLATFDQYFTKLKTQGTSDNLPDVFWMNGPNLQLFAANKQLATLDGLIEGKQVDPANYPQALDDLYSWDGKQYGVPKDFDTIAFWYNKKLFAEAKVAEPTADWTWDDYKAAAAKLKAALGPKGIWASGDELGNQGNYYPAIMSNGGYVIKDGKSGYGDPKSVEGLQFWSDMVKAGYTPTAAQNAETPGRERFFSGKAAMMWNGNWLVSMALKSPVKNDLAILPIPKAPNGERKTPIHGLANVMSAKTKNPQAAAAFLAFLGSKDAALIQAKAGAANPAFNGTQGDFVSSAPYALKTFIDAAAQYSEPYPVSKDTSVWNKLETDQIAPAFGGDKPMSEVGPDVAGKMDEALGKEK; encoded by the coding sequence ATGCGAATTTCCGCTCTGCTGGCCGGTGTTGTCCTGGCCGCCACCGCACTGACGGCCTGTGGCGGCAACTCCGGCAACGACGCCGGTGACGCCAAGGTCCCCGACGATCCCGCCCAGGTGAAGGGCGACCTCACCTACGCGATCTGGGACGTCAACCAGCAGCCCGCGATGCAGGAGCTGGTCAAGGCGTTCAACGCCAAGTACCCGAACGTCAAGGTGTCGATCTCGCTGGCCACCTTCGACCAGTACTTCACCAAGCTGAAGACCCAGGGCACCTCGGACAACCTGCCCGACGTGTTCTGGATGAACGGCCCGAACCTGCAGCTGTTCGCGGCCAACAAGCAGCTGGCCACGCTGGACGGCCTGATCGAGGGCAAGCAGGTCGACCCGGCCAACTACCCGCAGGCCCTGGACGACCTCTACTCCTGGGACGGCAAGCAGTACGGCGTCCCGAAGGACTTCGACACGATCGCGTTCTGGTACAACAAGAAGCTCTTCGCCGAGGCCAAGGTGGCCGAGCCGACCGCGGACTGGACCTGGGACGACTACAAGGCCGCCGCCGCGAAGCTGAAGGCCGCACTCGGCCCGAAGGGCATCTGGGCCAGCGGCGACGAACTGGGGAACCAGGGCAACTACTACCCGGCGATCATGAGCAACGGCGGGTACGTCATCAAGGACGGCAAGTCCGGGTACGGCGACCCGAAGTCGGTCGAGGGCCTGCAGTTCTGGTCCGACATGGTCAAGGCCGGTTACACCCCGACCGCGGCGCAGAACGCCGAGACGCCCGGCCGCGAGCGGTTCTTCAGCGGCAAGGCCGCGATGATGTGGAACGGCAACTGGCTGGTCTCGATGGCACTGAAGTCGCCGGTGAAGAACGACCTGGCCATCCTGCCGATCCCGAAGGCCCCGAACGGTGAGCGCAAGACGCCGATCCACGGGCTGGCCAACGTGATGAGCGCCAAGACCAAGAACCCGCAGGCCGCGGCCGCGTTCCTGGCCTTCCTCGGCAGCAAGGACGCCGCGCTGATCCAGGCCAAGGCCGGCGCCGCCAACCCGGCGTTCAACGGGACGCAGGGCGACTTCGTGAGCTCCGCGCCGTACGCGCTGAAGACGTTCATCGACGCGGCCGCGCAGTACTCCGAGCCGTACCCGGTGAGCAAGGACACCTCGGTGTGGAACAAGCTGGAGACCGACCAGATCGCTCCCGCGTTCGGCGGTGACAAGCCGATGTCCGAGGTCGGACCGGACGTCGCGGGCAAGATGGACGAGGCGCTGGGCAAGGAGAAGTGA